The following proteins are encoded in a genomic region of Streptomyces sp. SLBN-31:
- a CDS encoding AAA family ATPase produces MNRTTVYATTSAVSLPEQSAAPARERCGRRPAPVVRDLRDRSGRSPHALLFGPRDVVVVTGLPGSGKSTLMSRAVRGIRVDSQDTRDRWEARAPRLLPYAVYRPLVRLAHFAGLRRALRHGEGVVVHDCGTQAWVRDWLAREARRRGGAMHLLLLDVTPRTALEGQRERGRGVSRYAFLRHRTAAARLIRSVERGDLPTGITSALLLDRPAANTLTTITFTT; encoded by the coding sequence GTGAACAGGACCACGGTGTACGCCACGACCTCGGCGGTCTCGCTGCCCGAGCAGTCCGCGGCCCCGGCCCGCGAGCGGTGCGGCCGGAGACCGGCGCCGGTCGTCCGCGACCTCCGTGACCGCTCCGGCCGCAGCCCGCACGCCCTGCTCTTCGGCCCCCGTGACGTCGTCGTCGTCACCGGCCTGCCCGGCAGCGGCAAGTCCACGCTGATGAGCCGCGCGGTGCGGGGCATACGCGTCGACTCACAGGACACCCGGGACCGCTGGGAGGCCCGCGCCCCGCGCCTGCTGCCGTACGCGGTCTACCGCCCCCTGGTCCGGCTCGCCCACTTCGCCGGCCTGCGCCGCGCCCTGCGGCACGGGGAGGGCGTCGTCGTGCACGACTGCGGCACCCAGGCCTGGGTCCGCGACTGGCTGGCCCGCGAGGCCCGCCGCCGGGGCGGTGCCATGCACCTGCTGCTCCTCGACGTCACCCCGCGCACCGCGCTGGAGGGCCAGCGCGAGCGCGGCCGGGGTGTCTCCCGCTACGCCTTCCTGCGCCACCGCACCGCGGCCGCCCGCCTGATCCGCTCCGTAGAACGCGGCGACCTTCCCACCGGCATCACCTCGGCCCTCCTCCTGGACCGCCCCGCAGCGAACACCCTCACCACCATCACCTTCACCACCTGA
- a CDS encoding enhanced serine sensitivity protein SseB, whose protein sequence is MDFPADLPADFPTQAHPHPHGGWPGNELEEVLSASLGVPSAGGRIIEVLGRSYLWIPLPNGGGPDTGPVDLPTVELEGQAYVPVFSSEEQFRQAVGSHMAYTIAPAVDFARGLPPQVGLIVNPDGVVGMPLPPAAVAELCRVGRTPLDGPAAGGRVKLYEPDWQDDPIDFLAAASAEFAETGVVVTARRCLAAVETADPVMFVGVELSQWEGDLRALPLQALERAVTRIPTQWPVNLVLLDVTDDPVAVWMRDQVRPFYVRDHL, encoded by the coding sequence ATGGACTTCCCAGCGGATCTCCCCGCGGACTTTCCCACGCAGGCGCACCCCCATCCGCACGGCGGTTGGCCCGGCAACGAGCTGGAGGAGGTGCTGTCGGCCTCCCTCGGCGTGCCCTCCGCGGGCGGCCGGATCATCGAGGTCCTGGGCCGCAGCTACCTGTGGATCCCGCTGCCCAACGGCGGCGGCCCGGACACCGGCCCCGTCGACCTGCCCACGGTGGAGCTCGAGGGCCAGGCCTACGTCCCCGTCTTCAGTTCCGAGGAGCAGTTCCGGCAGGCCGTGGGCAGCCACATGGCGTACACGATCGCCCCGGCCGTCGACTTCGCCCGCGGCCTGCCCCCGCAGGTGGGCCTCATCGTCAACCCCGACGGCGTGGTCGGCATGCCCCTGCCGCCCGCCGCGGTCGCCGAGCTGTGCCGCGTGGGCCGCACCCCCCTCGACGGCCCCGCCGCCGGCGGGCGGGTCAAGCTCTACGAACCGGACTGGCAGGACGACCCGATCGACTTCCTGGCCGCGGCCTCGGCGGAGTTCGCCGAGACGGGCGTGGTCGTCACGGCTCGCCGCTGCCTCGCGGCCGTGGAGACGGCCGACCCCGTGATGTTCGTCGGCGTGGAACTCTCCCAGTGGGAGGGCGACCTCAGGGCCCTCCCGCTGCAGGCCCTGGAGAGAGCGGTGACCCGGATCCCCACCCAGTGGCCGGTGAACCTGGTCCTCCTGGACGTCACCGACGACCCGGTGGCGGTGTGGATGAGGGACCAGGTGCGCCCTTTCTACGTCAGGGACCACCTCTAG
- a CDS encoding enhanced serine sensitivity protein SseB C-terminal domain-containing protein, whose translation MLRQVTPGRYDAYEALLRALATPGSGQIWMLLWHGQAGSPDAQYGNMEVDGYGYAPCVTSAQELSASGWNRSYEVVDGLDVARTLYPDHFGLWLNPHAPGGGVGIPWLDLRRVATGLERQPAGPLRLSEPAIEIPQFFALLAQNAHRTPAVRSLRRAWVQPALGAPYLAIGLDVYDTSPGAVDSVRAMMQQSVGAVPDGLPVSTVAMSDDFDPVALWMRASARPFYDREAHAPAGAPAQAPAAGYGYPPVRGGY comes from the coding sequence ATGCTGCGCCAGGTGACGCCCGGGCGCTACGACGCCTACGAGGCACTCCTCCGCGCCCTCGCGACCCCCGGCTCGGGTCAGATCTGGATGCTCCTGTGGCACGGCCAGGCCGGCTCGCCGGACGCCCAGTACGGAAACATGGAGGTCGACGGCTACGGCTACGCCCCCTGCGTCACCTCGGCCCAGGAACTGAGCGCCAGCGGCTGGAACAGGTCGTACGAGGTGGTGGACGGCCTCGACGTGGCCCGCACCCTCTACCCCGACCACTTCGGCCTCTGGCTCAACCCGCACGCCCCCGGCGGCGGCGTCGGCATCCCCTGGCTGGACCTGCGCCGGGTCGCCACCGGCCTGGAGCGCCAGCCGGCCGGCCCGCTCCGGCTGTCGGAGCCGGCCATCGAGATCCCGCAGTTCTTCGCCCTCCTCGCGCAGAACGCCCACCGCACCCCCGCCGTACGCTCCCTGCGCCGCGCGTGGGTGCAGCCGGCGCTCGGCGCGCCGTACCTCGCCATCGGCCTGGACGTGTACGACACCAGCCCCGGCGCCGTCGACTCCGTCCGCGCGATGATGCAGCAGTCCGTCGGCGCCGTACCCGACGGGCTGCCGGTGTCGACCGTGGCGATGTCCGACGACTTCGACCCGGTCGCGCTCTGGATGCGGGCGAGCGCCCGCCCCTTCTACGACCGCGAGGCCCACGCCCCCGCCGGCGCCCCCGCCCAGGCGCCCGCGGCGGGCTACGGCTACCCGCCGGTGCGGGGTGGGTACTGA
- a CDS encoding ABC transporter permease, giving the protein MTAPLHEPTAEAAPSAAEEAAVATAGAKAVQGRSLGRIAWERLKRDKLALSGGIIVLLLILVALFAPLIAQAYGQDPDAYHESLIDPLFSTPKGSLGGISGEHWLGVEPVNGRDIFARVLYGARISLLVGFLSAIVAVVLGTILGILAGFFGGWVDSVISRVMDGLLAFPQLLFIIALVSVMPNDMLGLTGSNVRVFVMILVIGFFGWPYIGRVVRGQTLSMREREYVEAARSLGAGRFYILFKELLPNLVAPIIVYTTMMIPTNILTEAALSFLGVGVKPPTSSWGQMLSTAIDYYDSDPMYMIVPGVAIFITVLAFNLFGDGVRDALDPKGSR; this is encoded by the coding sequence ATGACGGCACCATTGCACGAGCCGACTGCGGAAGCGGCCCCGAGCGCGGCCGAGGAAGCAGCGGTTGCCACAGCCGGCGCCAAGGCCGTACAGGGTCGTTCCCTGGGCCGGATCGCCTGGGAGCGCCTCAAGCGGGACAAGCTCGCCCTGTCGGGCGGCATCATCGTGCTCCTCCTCATCCTGGTCGCGCTGTTCGCCCCCCTGATCGCCCAGGCCTACGGTCAGGACCCCGACGCCTACCACGAGAGCCTGATCGACCCCCTGTTCAGCACCCCCAAGGGGTCCCTGGGCGGCATCAGCGGGGAGCACTGGCTCGGCGTCGAGCCCGTCAACGGCCGCGACATCTTCGCCCGCGTCCTCTACGGCGCCCGGATCTCGCTCCTCGTCGGCTTCCTGTCCGCGATCGTCGCCGTCGTCCTCGGCACGATCCTGGGCATCCTGGCCGGCTTCTTCGGCGGCTGGGTCGACTCGGTCATCAGCCGGGTCATGGACGGCCTGCTGGCCTTCCCGCAGCTGCTGTTCATCATCGCGCTGGTCTCCGTCATGCCCAACGACATGCTGGGGCTGACCGGGTCCAACGTCCGTGTGTTCGTGATGATCCTGGTCATCGGCTTCTTCGGCTGGCCCTACATCGGGCGAGTGGTGCGCGGCCAGACCCTCTCGATGCGTGAGCGGGAGTACGTCGAGGCGGCACGGTCCCTGGGAGCCGGGCGGTTCTACATCCTGTTCAAGGAACTGCTGCCCAACCTCGTCGCGCCGATCATCGTCTACACGACGATGATGATCCCGACCAACATCCTCACCGAGGCGGCACTCAGCTTCCTGGGTGTGGGCGTCAAGCCGCCCACGTCCTCCTGGGGGCAGATGCTGTCGACCGCGATCGACTACTACGACTCGGACCCGATGTACATGA